In the genome of Bacteroidia bacterium, the window CATGGAGCCAATGTCACGTTCCTGATTTGGGGAGGAGTTCATGGTGTTTTGGTCATAAGTTATTCCTTGTTCCGCAAACAATTTCCGGAACCAACCAACCCAACATTTTGGAATCAATTCTCCCAAACGATACTTACCTTTTTTGCTGTAATGCTGGCTTGGGTGCTTTTCCGGGCTCCATCCTTACAAGTAGCACTGGAAATTTATAAAAAACTCTTCCTGTTTAATGCCGGTGGCATGGCAGGTTTGGGGTTAAATAATACAGAATTGGTGTTTAGCTTTATCCTTATTGCCCTGTTAATGGCCAAGGATAAATACTTGCCAAACCCCCATTTTAAAACCGAAACCGGATTTTGGGCATTTCACCTGATTTTGGCTTTTTGCTGCTATTTGTTTGGTGTTTTTAACTTAACTCAATTCATTTATTTTCAATTTTAACATGAAAAAAACACTTGCATGGTTGGTGGTTTTGCTGGGTTTGGGCCTGTATCTGGGCTCCAGCCATGTGGGTTTAATGGATGCCATACAGGATTTCAGGGATCAACATCCTGCCCTTAAACACCGGCGTTACCTGAATGGCGATTTATACGGTTTTTCCTTGCTTCGGAAATACAAGCAACCTCAAACCTATGAACTCGAATCTAAAAGCCGGATCAAAGGCAAACCGGTGAGGCTGTTTGTTTTTTGCGACAGTTACCTCGATAAACGTATTAAGCCAACCAACTTTAGCCAGGTAGATTCCATCGCCTTTATGCGCTATTGGAACAATTCCACCTATCTGCACCATACTAAACTGGATACAAGTCATAAAAACGTAGTAGTTCTTGAAATGTCCGAGCGCCATGTTCGCGGTTTGCTAAATGGTGGAATAGGTGGCTTGCAAGAAATGTTGGTATTGGATCAAAACACCGGCACAACCATTCCAATCGCAGAAGCCGAACCGGAAACAAACACCTGGAAAAGCTTAGAAAAAAACTACTTCAACCCAAATATCAACTCCAACCTGGAAATAAATCTGTTTGAATACGCTCCCTTTGAACCGTTTAAAGAACTTAAGGCCTGGATTAACTACAAATGGTTTAATCGTTACAACAAAATAGTGTTCGTAGATGAAGAAAAGGATCACCTGTATTATGCACCAACCCTGAGTGCCGACTCCGACGAAGGAGCCTTTAAACCCCTTCATAATACCGAAGTTGACAGCCTGGTAAGCCGTTTAAATGCCATTCGGCAACATTACCTCAACCAAGGCTTTGACGCTGTTTACCTTAGCATAATTCCCAACCCGGTTAGTTGCATACATCCCGATTTGGGTGACTATAACCACTTGGTTGAGCGGGTTTATTATCACCCCTCCCTTGCCTTTCCGCTAATAAACGTTTGGCCCGAATTTTCTAAGCAGCCAAAAACCTATTTCCACCCCGGCGATTCGCACTGGAACAAAGTTGGTTTACAATTTTGGGTAAATCGGCTAGATTCCGTATTGGTCTATTGATCGCAATCTCCAAAATCTATTACTTTTATTCAATCCCTGCTTCCATTCTTTTTAATACTATTGCTACACATGAAAATCCTAAACTTTATTCTTTGTTTTGTTTGCTTGTCAACCCTGGCAAACGCACAGGAGCTGCAATTAATACCCGATAAAAATGTTGACACCATTTGGGTTGGACAAGAGCTTAGTTTTGAAATCAAACTTGCTATGAATGAAAGTCTGCCCGTTTCCATGAATCTGTTTGAAATGGAAGGAAGCCCATTCTTAACCGGCACCTATACGTTCAAACCAAAGGAAGTTGGAAAATGTACCATTGGGCCAATCCGTTTGGGCCCTTGGGAATCTAATTCGTTTACAGTTTACGTAAGCGAAAAGCCGCCCCAAAATTACTTAATTCTCGATGTTCCCAAAGAGCTGGAAGAAGATGAAATAGGCTATGTAACCCTAAAATGCCCTGATCATCCGAACTGTGGCGACGCTCCACAACTTGTTTTTATTGGTTACAACGACTTTGACGTAGTTTCTACTTCCTCATCTTCAAACTTTTCCTTTAAAAACGGGGCTAAAAGCCAGGGTTGGGAATTAAAATATGCTATCCGACCCAAAGGAGAAAGTAACTTTACTGTAGGTCCGGAGAATTTCAGGAGCGAATCCGAAGAGGCCTTAAACCTTGAAGTAAAAACCGTGAAAGTAATTCGCAAAAAATCTAAATTAAACCGGAATTAACTGAATTCAAAATCATTCTTCAATAGGAAATATACTCCGGCAAATTACCTAAATATTACCGAATTATTCTTTCATCCGGCCTCGGTTCTTCCTACTTTTACACCTGCATGAAATACCTTCTACAGGGATTTATTATCCTGGCTTGTCTGGGCTTTGGCGAATTATTGATTTTCCTCACAGACTGGCCCATTCCTTCAGCAGTCATTGGCATGTTGTTCCTAACTTTTCTGTTGCAAGCCGGCTGGGTAAAACCCACATGGGTTCAAGACGTTTCGGCTTGGCTCCTTAAATCACTCTCCTTCTTCTTTGTTCCGGCCGGCGTAGGTATTATGCTCTATTTCGACCTGATTTCAAATTCCTACCCCGCACTCATTACAGCCTCCCTGCTTAGCTTTTTACTGGCTTTGTTTTCCACAGGTTTTACGCATCAATGGCTTCTCAAACTCACTAAAAAACAAAGGAAAAATGCTCATCTGGACTGACATTATAGCGCTTGTGGCAACCGGGTTGGTATTTTTCCTTGGGCAATTCATTCAGAAGAAAACCGGCCTAATTGTATTAAATCCCATCCTGTTTTCTATGGTTCTTTTAATCGTTATCATTCAGCTAAGCGGGTGGAATTATGCTTCGTACCACCACGGTGCCAGGTATATCGAATGGCTTTTAAAACCTGCCGTTGTAGCACTTGGACTCCCTCTGTATCAAAACCTGAAAACCATAAAAAAACAGGCTATACCCATTTTGGTTTCGCACAGTGTGGGTTGTATTC includes:
- a CDS encoding BatD family protein; the protein is MKILNFILCFVCLSTLANAQELQLIPDKNVDTIWVGQELSFEIKLAMNESLPVSMNLFEMEGSPFLTGTYTFKPKEVGKCTIGPIRLGPWESNSFTVYVSEKPPQNYLILDVPKELEEDEIGYVTLKCPDHPNCGDAPQLVFIGYNDFDVVSTSSSSNFSFKNGAKSQGWELKYAIRPKGESNFTVGPENFRSESEEALNLEVKTVKVIRKKSKLNRN
- a CDS encoding CidA/LrgA family protein, producing the protein MKYLLQGFIILACLGFGELLIFLTDWPIPSAVIGMLFLTFLLQAGWVKPTWVQDVSAWLLKSLSFFFVPAGVGIMLYFDLISNSYPALITASLLSFLLALFSTGFTHQWLLKLTKKQRKNAHLD